Proteins found in one Spirochaetota bacterium genomic segment:
- a CDS encoding efflux RND transporter permease subunit, whose translation MRYFIENHITAFMLFAGILIFGLIGLSRLPVALMPQTVYPGISVIIEYPGISPEKIETIITRPVEKIAKTVAGIEKIESVSEEGKARINVTFGMDVDVKIAALHIREKIGLIRADFPRSVQEPVILRYDPSDRPVVIATVEVPGKPLSETREFAENRLKRRLQRIDGVSEITVAGGLRREIHINVDRGALEARSLSFAGIAASVRDSNVSLSGGLLPCADGEYQVLAPFRLADVAGIARVALPLGGDGGPLVRVGDIAEVLDSFREREDISRHNGGEKVTLYVQKAGGANTLDVCEAVLALLAAEKSVKTEILYNQGRYIRAAVNNIVVSCLWGMAIVVLVVCVFFRRRLTVFAIALSIPFSVIAVFACMYFARVDLNVMSLSGLALGSGMVVDNCIILTESIISRKKMDRRSIYEGAVAIRKAVVSSTATTIIVFLPVAFGGAQARLMYGGMAFTISAALVVSLAVSLILVPAVYAAAAGSTFTGPAIPNFIAEKAARFNTTLLRAADRFEGALHGLYIRMIEYGFSNIRSLFTALGVLCVAALLLFPFIKSDYADPGGTGDFYVYLEFPTGTTLGRTDELVALAEARIQATNAAGKITTKVEKWRGTVAVSLKDSIGRGHAREKIKDAIKADLGALLRPHGAFAFLSEADEIAARELGLAIIGDDNETLRSLAKRAAGAIGAIPGIEECVLRFREGKPAYTLRFDRAKADMSAVNARSLADFFHGALHGPVITKLLSEDGELDVRMRFPGRQRRDIGEVLNYSLPGASGSLVPARELVTLGETVEPTRIWRQNGRRCVYLTAKIGRLSYEEAERSITAALKTVAFPPEYGYEYDQTVGRFKQGKKDMAVLVLLSVLFVYMVLASLFESLVLPLVIMTTVPLAAAGVVPILFLTGTPFSLPVYIGLIILVGIVVNNGIVLVDGVRAGIDGALFGGRSALIAYIKERSAGRFRPVVSTALTTVMGLFPALVNVGEGSGLWRPLALTVISGLTLATVLTLVVVPLVCFLIYVPRGGKTISFA comes from the coding sequence ATGCGCTACTTCATCGAAAACCACATCACCGCCTTCATGCTCTTCGCGGGAATTTTAATCTTCGGCCTCATCGGCCTCTCGCGATTGCCCGTGGCGCTCATGCCGCAGACCGTGTACCCGGGCATATCGGTGATCATCGAGTATCCCGGCATCTCCCCGGAGAAGATCGAGACGATCATAACCAGGCCCGTCGAAAAGATCGCAAAGACCGTCGCGGGGATAGAAAAAATCGAATCGGTCTCGGAGGAGGGGAAGGCACGGATCAACGTCACGTTCGGGATGGACGTCGACGTCAAAATCGCCGCGCTCCACATCCGCGAGAAGATCGGCCTCATTCGGGCCGATTTCCCGCGTTCGGTCCAGGAGCCCGTAATTCTAAGATACGACCCGTCCGACCGCCCCGTCGTCATCGCGACGGTCGAGGTGCCGGGAAAGCCGCTTTCCGAAACGCGCGAGTTCGCCGAAAACCGGCTCAAGCGGCGCCTTCAGCGCATCGACGGCGTTTCGGAGATCACCGTAGCCGGCGGGCTCCGGCGCGAGATCCATATCAACGTCGACCGCGGCGCACTCGAGGCGCGCTCACTCTCGTTCGCCGGGATCGCCGCGTCCGTTCGCGACTCCAACGTCTCGCTTTCGGGAGGACTGCTTCCCTGCGCCGACGGCGAGTACCAGGTGCTCGCGCCCTTCCGGCTTGCGGACGTCGCCGGGATCGCCCGCGTCGCGCTCCCCCTCGGGGGCGACGGGGGACCGCTGGTCCGCGTCGGCGACATCGCCGAGGTCCTCGACTCGTTCCGGGAGCGCGAGGACATATCGCGCCACAACGGCGGCGAGAAAGTGACCCTGTACGTCCAGAAGGCGGGCGGCGCCAACACGCTCGACGTGTGCGAGGCCGTGCTCGCCCTTTTAGCCGCGGAGAAATCGGTAAAAACCGAAATACTCTACAACCAGGGGCGGTACATACGCGCGGCGGTGAACAACATCGTCGTTTCATGCCTTTGGGGGATGGCGATTGTCGTGCTGGTCGTATGCGTTTTTTTCAGAAGACGGCTGACCGTGTTCGCGATCGCCCTTTCCATTCCGTTTTCGGTCATCGCGGTGTTCGCCTGCATGTACTTCGCGCGCGTCGACCTCAACGTGATGAGCCTCAGCGGCCTCGCCCTGGGAAGCGGCATGGTCGTGGACAACTGCATCATCCTTACGGAGTCGATCATCTCGCGGAAAAAGATGGACCGCCGCTCGATTTACGAGGGCGCCGTCGCGATCAGGAAGGCCGTCGTTTCTTCCACGGCGACCACCATCATCGTCTTCCTGCCGGTCGCCTTCGGCGGCGCGCAGGCCAGGCTCATGTACGGGGGCATGGCCTTCACGATCTCGGCGGCGCTCGTCGTGTCGCTCGCCGTCTCGCTCATCCTCGTGCCGGCAGTCTACGCGGCCGCGGCCGGCTCCACCTTCACGGGCCCGGCGATTCCCAATTTCATCGCCGAAAAGGCGGCACGCTTCAATACCACCCTCCTTCGCGCCGCGGACCGGTTCGAAGGCGCACTCCACGGTCTCTATATCAGGATGATCGAGTACGGTTTTTCAAACATCCGTTCGCTGTTCACGGCGCTCGGCGTTCTCTGCGTTGCGGCCCTTCTCCTTTTTCCGTTCATTAAAAGCGACTACGCCGATCCGGGCGGTACGGGCGATTTTTACGTCTACCTCGAATTTCCGACCGGCACCACGCTCGGCCGCACCGACGAGCTGGTCGCGCTGGCCGAGGCGCGGATACAGGCCACAAACGCCGCCGGCAAGATTACGACAAAGGTCGAGAAATGGCGCGGCACCGTCGCCGTGTCGCTCAAAGACTCGATCGGGCGCGGACACGCTCGCGAAAAAATAAAGGACGCCATCAAGGCGGATCTGGGCGCGCTCCTCCGTCCGCACGGCGCGTTCGCCTTTCTCTCCGAGGCCGACGAGATCGCTGCGCGCGAGCTGGGTCTTGCGATCATCGGCGACGACAACGAGACGCTCCGATCGCTCGCGAAGCGCGCCGCCGGCGCGATAGGCGCCATACCCGGCATCGAGGAGTGCGTGCTGCGCTTCCGCGAGGGAAAACCCGCCTACACCCTCCGCTTCGACCGGGCGAAGGCGGACATGTCCGCCGTAAACGCTCGCTCGCTCGCCGACTTTTTCCACGGCGCCCTCCACGGCCCGGTGATCACCAAGCTCCTTTCCGAAGACGGCGAGCTCGATGTCCGCATGCGCTTTCCCGGCCGCCAGCGCCGCGACATCGGCGAAGTGTTGAACTATTCGCTGCCTGGCGCCTCCGGCTCGCTTGTCCCGGCGCGCGAGCTCGTTACGCTCGGGGAAACGGTCGAGCCCACCAGGATCTGGCGCCAGAACGGCCGGCGCTGTGTCTACCTCACCGCGAAAATCGGCCGGCTCTCGTACGAGGAGGCGGAGCGTTCAATCACCGCGGCCCTTAAAACCGTGGCCTTCCCGCCCGAATACGGCTACGAATACGACCAAACCGTCGGGCGGTTCAAGCAGGGCAAAAAGGACATGGCCGTACTCGTTCTCCTCTCGGTCCTCTTCGTCTACATGGTGCTCGCCTCTCTCTTCGAGTCGCTTGTGCTCCCGCTCGTCATCATGACCACCGTTCCCCTGGCGGCCGCCGGGGTGGTCCCGATACTCTTCCTTACCGGCACCCCGTTCAGCTTGCCGGTGTATATCGGGCTCATCATCCTCGTCGGGATCGTGGTCAACAACGGCATCGTCCTCGTGGACGGAGTGAGGGCCGGTATCGACGGCGCGCTTTTCGGCGGCAGGAGCGCCCTTATCGCATACATAAAGGAGCGCAGCGCCGGCCGGTTCAGGCCGGTCGTCAGCACGGCGCTCACCACCGTCATGGGGCTCTTTCCGGCCCTCGTCAACGTCGGGGAGGGCTCCGGTCTCTGGCGGCCACTCGCTCTTACGGTCATAAGCGGGCTCACCCTCGCGACCGTGCTCACGCTCGTCGTGGTGCCTCTCGTTTGCTTTTTGATATACGTTCCCCGCGGGGGAAAAACCATATCGTTCGCATGA
- a CDS encoding efflux RND transporter periplasmic adaptor subunit yields the protein MLKILERISAAGLYRSRIARIVALVLLAAISASALVEFLSGGAGSTTGSAPFDPDRPRSDDSTVETCTVERREFTESIDILGQIVFREKINISSKVSGRLSRIYHHEGDRVRIGQLIAEIERLPFEITLSQQRSELEIARRAHDLAMAKYENALKGIEIRQKSIQKAGAELNDKLATYQNMDRILKNKTVLYDAGGLSESELKNLRTQHTTAYTAYQLAKSDLEIQQVGYRDEDIVAEGLKLPSSEKDKMELFKRINTKIERAEVESARSRISQAENNIRSTEILIKETYIRSPIDGLVAARSMEAGEMIKPESIIATLINIAGVYLAMNVNEKDIRRIKTGQTVAFMVDAYGDEAFRATIRRVTPVLDMKTRTVEIKAELPNPGYRLLPGMFARARISTGAPEKRIMAPLSAFVRSEDASGEVYLVRKDIVFRQKVRTGRESDGMVEILGGLHENDIIVSKGVSAVYEGMKLPSGAGPKSPQTK from the coding sequence ATGTTGAAGATCCTTGAACGAATTTCCGCCGCCGGGCTTTATAGATCCCGAATCGCGCGGATCGTTGCACTCGTTCTCCTCGCGGCGATATCCGCCTCGGCGCTGGTAGAGTTCCTCTCCGGCGGCGCGGGCTCCACCACCGGGAGCGCGCCCTTCGACCCCGACAGACCCCGGTCCGACGACTCGACAGTCGAAACCTGCACCGTAGAGCGCAGGGAATTCACCGAATCGATCGATATCCTCGGCCAGATCGTCTTTCGCGAGAAGATCAACATCTCCTCGAAGGTCTCCGGAAGGCTCAGCCGTATTTACCACCACGAGGGTGACCGGGTGCGCATCGGCCAGCTCATCGCCGAGATCGAGCGCCTCCCTTTCGAAATCACCCTGAGCCAGCAGCGCTCGGAGCTCGAGATCGCCCGGCGCGCGCACGACCTCGCCATGGCGAAATACGAAAACGCGCTGAAGGGGATCGAGATCAGGCAGAAGTCCATCCAGAAGGCCGGGGCCGAACTGAACGACAAACTGGCCACCTATCAGAACATGGACCGCATATTGAAAAACAAGACCGTACTGTACGATGCCGGGGGCCTGAGCGAAAGCGAGCTCAAGAATCTTCGTACTCAGCATACCACCGCGTACACGGCCTATCAGCTCGCAAAATCCGACCTCGAAATCCAGCAGGTGGGCTACCGCGACGAGGACATCGTCGCCGAGGGATTGAAACTCCCATCGTCCGAGAAGGACAAGATGGAGCTCTTCAAACGGATAAACACCAAGATCGAGCGCGCCGAGGTCGAATCCGCCCGGTCGCGCATCTCTCAGGCCGAGAACAATATACGATCGACCGAAATACTGATTAAAGAAACATACATCCGGTCACCGATCGACGGGCTTGTCGCCGCCAGATCCATGGAAGCCGGCGAGATGATAAAACCCGAATCGATCATAGCCACGCTTATCAACATCGCGGGAGTGTACCTCGCCATGAACGTCAACGAGAAGGATATCAGAAGGATAAAGACCGGCCAGACCGTCGCCTTCATGGTCGACGCGTACGGGGACGAAGCGTTCAGGGCGACCATCCGGCGCGTAACGCCGGTACTCGACATGAAAACGCGGACGGTGGAAATCAAGGCCGAGCTGCCAAATCCCGGCTACCGTCTCCTTCCGGGGATGTTCGCGCGCGCCCGAATCTCGACCGGCGCTCCGGAAAAGAGAATAATGGCTCCGCTCTCCGCGTTCGTCAGGAGCGAAGACGCCTCGGGCGAGGTATACCTCGTCAGGAAAGATATCGTTTTCAGGCAGAAGGTGCGCACCGGCCGAGAATCCGACGGCATGGTCGAAATCCTCGGCGGCCTCCATGAGAACGACATCATCGTCTCCAAAGGCGTCAGCGCGGTATACGAGGGAATGAAACTGCCGTCGGGTGCCGGCCCGAAAAGCCCGCAAACAAAATGA
- a CDS encoding efflux RND transporter permease subunit, with amino-acid sequence MIEFFLRKRITTLMVYCGVCLLGVISVRRLPVQLLPDIEFPKLTVVTPYENAAPAEIEQLVTRYIEEAASSVNGVVSIYSESMEGLSLVTARFGWGTNMDLALIETKEKADIVKGQLPQDAGKSIVVKFDPKADPVMIYSITSTRLDFRQIRKRVEKELLPFLERTEGVALVDINGGHRRQINVDLDAARIFAHTLSLSEVLENIDASNHNFPAGNIEMGDREYLVRTLGEFGNLREIGAVAVGKNEAGTPVYLADIAEITDGFRDRKCVIRTNGEEAVGLLIRKEPGKNTIETCDRVKEKIDFLRKRHGNEFGIDLVYDQSEFIRGSIDSVVRSAVFGALIAFVLLWFFLKETRSSLIIATSIPISVLATFILMYFSGISLNAVSLGGLALGVGMMVDAGIVVLDSIAAKRTARDGVRSSKHDPILPVLNGVNEVKAPVIASILTSIVVFLPILFLSGVAGAVFRDLALTVSFALICSLLSAFTLIPMLSTLVASDRARTLLSFRRMRPIEKAAFAASDRAMDIITRFYNRVIRYAILNRRKVLGAGAALCAVGGMLFIFIPTELMPAIDPGEFTLEITTPKGTPLEETAALSAAVERLLLAKPYTRFVYSKIGSDPEDNITERISGKKSNAASIRVILKREGRANIRAIIGSLKKEIRLGERVRTDYRISEDVVASLLGSPSKPLSIELYGRQADELARLGKVIIAGIRSLDGVSNAGSSLDEGDPELRIRIDRDLAASLGLGIAAIASTVRAAITGEVATRYREKDDEIDLRVRLRPADRTGRDSLYKILVKTDGGASVPLAKVIELDEGMGMGKILRSEQSPVNLITADIEGDRTTTRARAERLLRTISLPAGYEAKMAGGISEISDSSLEMLFALLLAVVLVYMVLASQFQSLGKPLIVMLAVPVAAIGVSGLLLVTGKTLNINSGIGMILLAGTVVNNAIVLLDFIEHEERLGAKLADAIAAAGSKRIKPILLTTGTTVFAMLPIALGIGEGAELQQPMAIAVVGGLTISTALTLVFIPTVVYLFDRGKS; translated from the coding sequence ATGATCGAGTTTTTTTTAAGAAAAAGGATAACCACCCTCATGGTCTACTGCGGGGTGTGCCTGCTCGGGGTCATATCCGTGCGGCGATTGCCGGTGCAGCTTCTTCCGGACATCGAATTCCCGAAACTCACGGTGGTCACCCCGTACGAGAACGCGGCCCCGGCGGAGATCGAACAGCTCGTTACCCGCTACATCGAGGAGGCGGCAAGCTCGGTAAACGGGGTGGTGTCGATTTATTCGGAATCCATGGAGGGCCTGAGTCTCGTCACGGCCCGGTTCGGGTGGGGAACAAACATGGACCTCGCCCTTATCGAAACCAAGGAAAAGGCGGACATCGTCAAGGGGCAGCTCCCCCAGGACGCCGGCAAATCAATCGTGGTCAAGTTCGACCCGAAGGCCGACCCCGTGATGATCTATTCGATCACCTCCACCCGGCTCGACTTTCGGCAAATTAGGAAAAGGGTCGAAAAGGAACTGCTCCCGTTCCTGGAGCGGACGGAGGGTGTAGCGCTCGTCGACATCAACGGCGGCCACCGCCGCCAGATCAACGTCGATCTCGACGCGGCCAGGATATTCGCCCACACCCTGTCCCTCTCCGAGGTCCTCGAAAACATTGACGCGTCCAACCACAACTTCCCGGCGGGAAACATCGAAATGGGCGACCGCGAGTACCTGGTGCGGACCCTTGGCGAATTCGGCAATCTCCGCGAGATCGGCGCCGTCGCGGTGGGTAAAAACGAGGCCGGCACGCCGGTATACCTCGCCGATATCGCCGAAATAACCGACGGTTTCAGGGACCGCAAGTGCGTCATCCGGACCAACGGGGAGGAGGCGGTCGGCCTTCTTATACGGAAAGAGCCGGGGAAAAACACCATCGAGACCTGCGACCGTGTGAAAGAGAAAATCGACTTCCTCCGAAAGCGACACGGAAACGAATTCGGCATCGACCTCGTGTACGACCAGTCCGAATTCATCCGCGGCTCGATCGACAGCGTGGTCCGCTCGGCGGTTTTCGGCGCCCTGATCGCGTTCGTTTTACTCTGGTTTTTTTTAAAGGAAACCCGCTCGTCCCTCATCATCGCGACCAGCATACCCATTTCGGTGCTTGCGACCTTCATCCTCATGTATTTCAGCGGGATTTCACTCAATGCCGTTTCCCTTGGCGGCCTGGCGCTGGGCGTCGGCATGATGGTGGACGCCGGCATAGTCGTCCTCGACTCCATCGCGGCCAAACGAACCGCGCGCGATGGAGTGCGTTCGTCAAAGCACGACCCGATCCTCCCCGTCCTGAACGGCGTCAACGAGGTCAAGGCTCCCGTTATCGCATCGATTCTCACCTCTATCGTCGTATTTCTGCCGATCCTGTTTCTTTCCGGCGTCGCCGGCGCGGTTTTCAGGGACCTCGCGCTTACCGTGTCATTCGCCCTGATCTGCTCCTTGCTCTCCGCATTCACCCTTATCCCCATGCTCTCGACCCTCGTTGCAAGCGATCGCGCGCGTACGCTTCTTTCGTTCCGGCGGATGCGCCCGATCGAAAAAGCCGCTTTCGCGGCCTCCGACAGGGCCATGGACATCATCACTCGCTTTTATAATCGGGTGATACGGTACGCGATTCTTAATCGCCGAAAGGTACTCGGCGCGGGGGCCGCGCTGTGCGCCGTCGGCGGGATGCTCTTCATATTCATCCCCACCGAGCTCATGCCCGCCATCGACCCGGGCGAGTTCACCCTGGAGATCACGACCCCCAAAGGCACGCCCCTTGAGGAAACGGCCGCGCTGTCCGCGGCGGTCGAGCGGCTGCTGTTGGCCAAACCGTACACGCGTTTCGTCTATTCGAAAATAGGCTCGGACCCCGAGGACAACATCACCGAACGGATCTCCGGCAAAAAGTCAAACGCCGCGTCGATCAGGGTCATCCTGAAACGGGAGGGGCGCGCGAACATCCGTGCGATTATCGGATCGCTCAAAAAGGAGATACGCCTCGGCGAACGCGTCCGGACGGACTACCGGATCAGCGAAGACGTCGTCGCCTCCCTGCTGGGAAGCCCGTCAAAGCCGCTTTCGATCGAGCTCTACGGCAGACAGGCGGACGAACTCGCCCGGCTGGGTAAGGTCATAATCGCCGGAATCCGCTCCCTCGACGGCGTTTCGAATGCCGGCTCATCCCTCGACGAGGGCGACCCCGAACTGCGCATCCGTATCGACCGCGATCTTGCCGCCTCGCTCGGCCTGGGCATCGCCGCCATCGCGTCCACGGTCCGCGCGGCCATCACCGGCGAGGTGGCCACCCGCTACCGGGAGAAAGACGACGAGATCGACCTGCGGGTGCGGCTGCGCCCTGCCGACCGCACGGGCAGAGACTCGCTCTATAAAATCCTCGTCAAAACCGACGGCGGCGCGTCCGTCCCGCTCGCCAAAGTCATCGAGCTGGACGAGGGCATGGGGATGGGAAAGATCCTTCGAAGCGAACAGAGCCCCGTCAACCTGATTACCGCCGACATCGAGGGCGACCGCACAACGACGCGCGCGCGGGCCGAACGGCTGCTCCGCACGATTTCGCTCCCCGCGGGCTACGAGGCGAAAATGGCCGGGGGCATAAGCGAGATCAGCGACTCCTCGCTCGAGATGCTCTTCGCCCTCCTCCTCGCCGTCGTCCTGGTCTACATGGTGCTCGCCTCGCAGTTCCAGTCGCTTGGCAAACCCCTCATCGTGATGCTCGCCGTCCCCGTGGCCGCCATAGGGGTTTCGGGCCTGCTCCTCGTTACCGGGAAAACGCTCAACATCAATTCGGGTATCGGGATGATTCTCCTCGCCGGCACCGTGGTCAACAATGCCATCGTCCTCCTCGATTTCATCGAACACGAAGAGCGCCTCGGAGCGAAGCTTGCCGACGCCATCGCCGCCGCCGGCAGTAAACGTATCAAGCCGATTCTTCTCACCACGGGCACCACCGTCTTCGCCATGCTTCCCATAGCGCTCGGCATCGGCGAGGGCGCGGAGCTCCAGCAGCCCATGGCCATAGCCGTCGTCGGCGGGCTCACCATATCGACGGCGCTCACGCTCGTTTTCATTCCCACCGTCGTATATCTTTTCGATCGCGGAAAATCCTGA
- a CDS encoding Ig-like domain-containing protein — MKNTFPMAFCMLSLFAFLGGCSGFETLEVVYSSPENHALGVAEDAPVEIAFNSDVERDSLEKGFVLAGSSSRIEGDFEWVSGSRFFFRPRARLAYAGRYTVEIPRSVRDTKGNGMERDFLSDFYVGSDFVPPLVLSSDPAFIAGGEQNVPVDRNITVDFSKSMNVQKTESAFSITPHVAGRFVWDSGPSGQANSRMVYTLTASMDYGASYRFRISSSAEDASGNALASEYAVLFITGDDSEPPSVTGINSNGLAPFWSADGINDGIDKNVSFYVVFSEPMNRPSAESAFSLSPSPGGHFSWNGDSILVFHPSRPLAPETLYQARVDRSAGDLNGLKIPASYQVTIRTGGAASLILKTGTVWGSNDGASYTPLFTGIPDPDAWPVAITMGLWPNQTYYFRVQFVSRLAPYTPVAMNRYSIYQNLSLASFGPDEGVVSDMEWTDDTTAVIRLSGLSNKLEPTSPVLYRLTVHGGSGGVKDIYGNTMSENFVFDFREP; from the coding sequence ATGAAAAATACGTTTCCCATGGCATTCTGCATGCTGTCCCTTTTCGCCTTCCTCGGCGGTTGCTCCGGATTCGAGACGCTCGAAGTTGTGTACTCCTCCCCAGAAAATCACGCCCTCGGGGTTGCCGAAGACGCCCCGGTCGAGATCGCGTTCAACAGCGACGTCGAGAGGGACAGCCTTGAAAAAGGGTTCGTCCTCGCCGGAAGCTCGTCGAGGATCGAGGGCGACTTCGAATGGGTCTCCGGGAGCCGCTTCTTCTTCCGGCCCAGGGCCAGGCTCGCCTACGCGGGGCGCTACACGGTCGAAATCCCGCGCTCCGTGCGCGACACAAAAGGGAACGGCATGGAGCGCGACTTTCTCTCCGACTTCTACGTCGGAAGCGACTTTGTTCCTCCACTTGTGCTCTCTTCGGACCCGGCTTTTATTGCCGGCGGCGAACAGAACGTCCCGGTGGATCGCAACATAACGGTGGATTTTTCCAAATCGATGAACGTGCAAAAGACCGAATCCGCCTTCAGCATAACGCCCCATGTCGCGGGACGCTTCGTATGGGACAGTGGCCCTTCCGGCCAGGCGAACAGCCGCATGGTGTACACCCTTACGGCTTCCATGGACTACGGCGCGTCCTACCGCTTCAGGATCTCGTCTTCCGCCGAGGACGCGTCCGGGAACGCCCTCGCATCCGAGTACGCGGTGCTCTTTATCACCGGCGACGACTCAGAGCCGCCGTCGGTGACCGGAATCAACTCCAACGGCCTGGCCCCGTTCTGGAGCGCCGACGGAATCAACGACGGAATCGATAAAAACGTTTCGTTTTACGTCGTCTTCTCCGAGCCGATGAACCGGCCGAGCGCCGAATCCGCGTTTTCCCTTTCTCCGTCGCCCGGCGGGCATTTCTCGTGGAACGGCGATTCGATACTGGTGTTCCACCCCTCCCGGCCGCTGGCCCCCGAAACCCTGTACCAGGCGAGGGTCGACCGTTCCGCGGGGGACCTTAACGGGCTGAAAATCCCCGCCTCTTACCAGGTCACGATACGCACGGGCGGCGCGGCATCGCTCATCCTGAAAACCGGAACGGTATGGGGCTCGAACGACGGCGCGTCGTACACGCCGCTTTTCACCGGAATTCCCGATCCCGACGCGTGGCCGGTCGCCATAACCATGGGCCTCTGGCCCAACCAGACGTATTATTTCCGCGTTCAGTTCGTCTCGCGCCTCGCTCCCTACACCCCGGTCGCCATGAACCGGTATTCGATCTACCAGAACCTGTCGCTTGCGAGCTTCGGGCCGGACGAGGGCGTCGTCTCCGATATGGAATGGACCGATGACACCACCGCCGTAATCAGGCTCTCCGGTCTTTCCAATAAACTGGAGCCGACAAGCCCGGTCCTCTACCGTCTCACCGTCCACGGAGGGAGCGGCGGCGTGAAGGACATTTACGGCAACACGATGAGCGAAAATTTCGTCTTCGATTTCAGGGAGCCATAA
- a CDS encoding TolC family protein, whose translation MRVPGRIVQRLVFALCVHLALFANAAHGAAEPSGDGRTQDAETLRLDLESSLGIAITGNTELRAIHAGKQIYDLTVMERLRDYFPSLSLSYADNREVARREADSRYRKLGVEASLDIYDGGRKGLAYDIARLRGILARNDYRIALNRLVAETLRSYLELIQFKGTIEIHRKTLEQGMVQLALIRKELELGEATRFNVLEIEAKAKEIELNLKKAVDNFEIARNRFKILLRLDWRRPIEILGDVENDFTLYGPDGGRSIDECVALAVRNRKEVESADVEHSVNSKSHRINRLYFFPRFSLGAGYSLSDPDGSSERFVPREKGWNLSLQVTSALWGSTASGSLGLGESENANTRSRSASASANVLNAMDYKRAIVESGIQVDTSKENRRSLRQQVSIEVLSSYMALENAWEMMDIADKQLALYDAQLKIERLKANMGESKRYDLMKKEIERGEAAVALLESRVRYLTNASTLELAMGVDIGFLKLSKYRSTTNVEDP comes from the coding sequence ATGCGCGTACCCGGCCGCATCGTACAACGCCTCGTCTTCGCGCTCTGCGTACATCTCGCGCTCTTCGCCAACGCGGCTCACGGCGCGGCGGAGCCCTCCGGCGACGGCCGCACGCAGGACGCCGAAACTCTCCGGCTCGACCTCGAGTCGTCGCTCGGCATCGCCATCACCGGCAATACCGAGCTCAGGGCGATACACGCCGGCAAACAGATCTACGATCTCACGGTAATGGAGCGCCTGCGCGATTATTTTCCGTCGCTTTCGCTCTCCTACGCGGATAACAGGGAGGTGGCCAGGCGCGAGGCCGATTCCCGGTATCGCAAACTGGGAGTCGAGGCGAGCCTCGACATCTACGACGGCGGCCGGAAAGGGCTGGCGTACGACATCGCCAGGCTCAGGGGAATCCTGGCGCGTAACGATTACCGCATAGCGCTTAACAGGCTCGTCGCCGAAACGCTCAGATCGTACCTCGAGCTCATCCAGTTCAAGGGCACCATCGAAATCCACCGCAAAACCCTCGAGCAGGGGATGGTCCAGCTTGCCCTGATCCGCAAGGAGCTCGAGCTCGGCGAGGCGACGAGGTTCAACGTCCTCGAAATCGAGGCCAAGGCAAAAGAGATCGAACTCAACCTAAAAAAAGCCGTCGACAACTTCGAAATCGCGCGCAACCGGTTTAAAATCCTGCTCAGGCTCGACTGGAGGCGACCCATCGAGATTCTGGGAGACGTCGAAAACGATTTTACGCTGTACGGACCCGACGGCGGCCGTTCCATCGACGAGTGCGTGGCCCTCGCCGTCCGCAACCGTAAGGAGGTCGAAAGCGCCGACGTGGAGCACTCCGTAAACTCCAAGAGCCATCGCATAAACCGGCTGTATTTCTTTCCGCGCTTCTCGCTGGGCGCGGGCTACTCGCTATCGGACCCGGACGGCTCGTCCGAGCGGTTCGTCCCCCGCGAGAAGGGATGGAACCTCAGCCTGCAGGTAACGAGCGCCCTGTGGGGAAGCACCGCCTCGGGGAGCCTCGGCCTGGGCGAGAGCGAGAACGCCAATACCAGAAGCAGGTCCGCGAGCGCCTCGGCAAACGTACTCAACGCCATGGACTACAAGCGCGCCATCGTGGAAAGCGGGATACAGGTCGACACGTCGAAAGAGAACCGCCGATCGCTCAGGCAGCAGGTGTCGATCGAGGTTCTTTCATCGTACATGGCGCTTGAGAACGCCTGGGAGATGATGGACATCGCCGACAAACAGCTCGCCCTGTACGACGCCCAGCTCAAAATCGAGCGCCTGAAAGCCAACATGGGCGAATCGAAACGATACGATCTCATGAAAAAGGAAATCGAACGGGGCGAGGCCGCGGTCGCCCTCCTCGAGTCGCGCGTACGCTATCTGACCAACGCCTCCACCCTGGAGCTTGCGATGGGCGTCGATATAGGCTTCCTGAAATTATCGAAGTACAGGAGTACGACCAATGTTGAAGATCCTTGA